The following coding sequences are from one Burkholderia stabilis window:
- a CDS encoding site-2 protease family protein encodes MTKLLLLIFGGLKLGKVLVSAGTMLASIAVYALFYGWRFAAGFVALLLVHEAGHYMAAQRRGLDVGLPTFIPFVGAWIQLKEMPHDAETEAYVGLAGPFVGTLGALACYAAARHYDSNLLLALSYTGFFLNLFNMIPLSPFDGGRITAVLSPRIWFAGVPVLIALFVYRPSPLLIVMAILALPQLKRAWRYDPDAPENRVYYATSIETKTTYALCYVGLLAFLALMTSGVHDMLRVAHSAA; translated from the coding sequence ATGACGAAGCTGTTGCTGCTGATCTTCGGCGGCCTCAAGCTCGGCAAGGTGCTCGTGTCCGCGGGCACCATGCTGGCGTCGATCGCGGTCTACGCGCTGTTCTACGGCTGGCGGTTCGCGGCCGGTTTCGTCGCGCTGCTGCTGGTGCACGAAGCCGGCCATTACATGGCCGCGCAGCGGCGCGGGCTCGACGTCGGGCTGCCGACGTTCATCCCGTTCGTCGGCGCATGGATCCAGTTGAAGGAGATGCCGCACGACGCGGAAACCGAGGCGTACGTCGGGCTCGCCGGGCCGTTCGTCGGTACGCTCGGCGCGCTGGCCTGCTACGCGGCCGCGCGACATTACGACAGCAACCTGCTGCTCGCGCTGTCGTACACGGGCTTCTTCCTGAACCTGTTCAACATGATTCCGCTGTCGCCGTTCGACGGCGGGCGGATCACCGCGGTGCTGTCACCGCGCATCTGGTTCGCGGGCGTGCCGGTGCTGATCGCGCTGTTCGTGTATCGCCCGAGCCCGCTGCTGATCGTGATGGCGATCCTCGCGCTGCCGCAGTTGAAGCGCGCGTGGCGCTACGATCCCGACGCGCCGGAGAACCGCGTGTACTACGCGACGTCGATCGAGACGAAGACGACCTACGCGCTCTGCTACGTCGGCCTGCTTGCGTTCCTCGCGCTGATGACGTCCGGCGTGCACGACATGCTGCGCGTCGCGCATTCCGCGGCCTGA